The sequence GCCCGGAACACGTCCCTCGCCGGGCCCCCCGGAGTGGTGTCCGCTCGTCCGGTAGGGGCATGATTCTGAACTGTCGACAGTCCACCGACGCCACCGGGCCCGCCCCGGTACCCGGAACCACCGGGGAGCCGCACCGTGCGGCGGCGTCACTCGCCGCACGGCCGAAGAGGAGAACCGCTGATGCCCGCAGGAGCCGCAGACCCGTCCAGCAACGGCCGGGCGCCCTATGAGGGTGAGCGTTCGGTGGGGCAGCTGTTCGCCGCGGCCACCGCCGACCTGTCCGCCCTGGTCCACGACGAGATCGCGCTCGCCAAGGCCGAGATCCGCGCCGACGTCAAGCGCGGTGTCTCCGGCGGCGTCTCGCTGGCCGTCGCCGGTGTGGTGGCCCTGGCCGCCGTCCCGATGCTCAGCGCCGCCGCGGCGTTCGGCATCCACGCGCTGGGCCTCTCGCTCGGCTGGTCGTTCCTGGTCGTGGCCGGCGCGTACCTGCTGCTGGCCGTGCTGCTGGGCCTGCTGGCGCTGCGTTCGTTCAAGAAGATCGAGAAGCCGGTCCGCACCATCGAGGGCGCGCAGAAGACCGCCGACGTCCTGAAGAACGCGCGGCCGCGTCCCGCCACCAAGGAGGAGATCGACCGCGCCCTGGGCCGCATCCCGTAGGCCCGGCCCCGCGGCGTGAGAACACGCGGCCGGCGCTCCGAGGGCCCGAACGGTCCGAGTGCGAGTGCCGGGCGCGTGTCCGGCGCGCGGATGTGACACGCTCTCGGTATGTCGCTCGACCAGAAGCCCGTGCCCGCACAGCCGCCCGCCGGTTCCGGCGACACCGCGTCCGGTTCCGACGGCACCGTCACCGATGACGGCGGAACCGCCTCCGGTTCCGGCGGCACCGTCCCCGGCGGCGTCGCGGCGCCCGCCGACCGCGGCGGCGACGCCCAGGGCGCGACCGCGGCCGCCTGGGACGTCCGGCAGGCCGGACCGTGGACCCACCGCGACCTCGCCGCCAACGGAGCCCGCTTCCACATCGCCGAACTCGGCGAGGGCCCGCTGGTCCTCCTGGTGCACGGCTGGCCGCAGTACTGGTGGGCCTGGCGCCACCAGCTCACCGCACTCGCCGAGGCCGGCTACCGGGCCGTCGCCCTGGACCTGCGCGGCATCGGCGGCAGCGACCGCACCCCCCGCGGCTACGACCCGGGCAACCTCGCCCTGGACATCACCGGGGTGATCCGCTCCCTCGGCGAGAACCGGGCACACCTGGTCGGCCACGCCTCCGGCGGCACGCTGTCCTGGGTGGCGGCCGTGATGCGGCCCTCGGTGATCCAGAGCCTCACCGTCGTCTCCGCCGCGCACCCCCGGGACCTCCGCCGGGCGCTGCTGACCGACCGGCGGCAGATGGCCGCCTTCGAGCACATCCTGGGCTTCCAGCGGCCGTGGATACCGGAGCGCCGCCTGGTCGCCGACGACGCCGCGCTGGTCGGCCGCTACCTGGACGCCTGGACCGGGCGCAACCAGCTGGACCGCGCGGCGGTGGCCGCGTACCGGGAGGCGATCCGGATCCCCAGCACCGCGCACTGCTCGATCGAGCCGTACCGGTGGCTGCTGCGCTCGATGGCCCGCCCCGACGGCATCCAGTTCGCCCGCCGGATGAAGAAGCCGATCACCGCACCCACCCTGCACGTCCAGGGGGCGGCGGATCCGGTGCTGCTGTCGCACACCGCCCTGGGAGGCGGCGAGTACGTGGCCGCGCCGTACCGCTGGCGGCTGCTGCCGGGCATCGGGCACTTCCCGCACGAGGAGGCGCCGGAGCAGTTCACGGCCGAGCTGCTGGACTGGATCGGCCGGCACAAGGACTGAGGTGGTGCGGGGCCCCCGGACCGGGGCAGAAGGTCCCGCACCCGATCGGGGGAACCGGGACCGAGGTCCCAACTCCCCTCGGGTGACGCACATATGACAAGCGCATAGGCCACGTTGATGGCCGGCCGGGCGGTTACCCCCGTCGGCCCAGGGGCATCCATTGCGGTATGACCTGGATGCCCGATCGCGGCAGCGCCCCGCGCGGCCGACAGCACAGCGACAGCTCGCAGCGTTCCGCCCACCGTTCCGAGTGGGCGGAGAACCGCGGTCACGACCGCGGATACGACACCGGCTACGACCGCCGGTACGACAGCGGGTACGACGGCGGGTTCGACGGTACCGACGGCCACCCCCGTACGGCGCAGGACCGGCTCGGTATCCCGCGCATCCTCGGCCGACGCGCCCGCTGGGTGGGTGCCCGGCTCCGTCGCGACACCTGATCGACCCCCGCCCCCGGAACCGCGGACCCGCGCGTCGGAAGACCTGCGGGCCCGCGCGTCGAAAGGCCCGCGGGCCCGCGCGTCAGAGGGCGCAGCCCTGGGTGTCCGCCCGTCCCGAGGCCACACTGCCCAGCTCGGCGTCCTCGCGCACCTCGGCCGCGGTCAGCACGTACCCGGTGTCCGCGCTGTCCAGCGACTTGGCGAACACCATCCCGTACACCTGGCCGTCCGGGGTGAGCAGCGGCCCGCCGCTGTTGCCCTGGCGCACCAGTGAGCGCACCGAGTAGACGTCGCGGACCACCTGGCCGCGGTGGTAGATGTCCGGCCCGTTCGCCTGGATCCGGCCGCGGATGCGGGCCGGCTGGACGTTGAAGGCGCCGTTCTCCGGGAAGCCCGCCACGATCGCGTTGTCGTTGGTCTTCGCCTCGCCGGCGAAGGTGAGGGCCGGCGCGTTCAGCTTGGGCACGTCGAGGATCGCGATGTCGCGCTGCCAGTCGTAACGGACCACCGTCGCGTCGTACAGCTGGCCGACCCCGCCGATCTGCACGGTCGGCTCGTTGACCCCTCCGACCACGTGCGCGTTGGTCATCACCCGGTGCGGGGCGTAGACGAAGCCGCTGCCCTCCAGGGTCTTGCCGCAGGAGGTGGCGGTGCCGACGACCTTGACCAGACTCTGCCGCGCCCTCGCCACCGCGGGGCTGCCCGCCAGCGTCGGATCGGGGATGTCGACCTGGGTGATCGGCTCGTGCTCGAAGGGGTTGAACACCTGCGGGAAGCCGTTGCGGGCGAGCACCTTGGAGAAGTCCGAGAACCAGTTGGGGGCGTCGGAGGGCAGGGTGTCCTGGACCCCGCCCAGGATCGCCGAGGTGCGGACCTGCTTGGAGACGGTCGGCAGGGACGTCCCTGCCAGTGCGGAGCCGATCAGCCAGGCCACCAGCAGCATCGAGATCACGTTGACCACGGCGCCGCCCGCGGCGTCCAGGGTCCGGGCCGGGCGGCGGTCGATGTGGCCGCGCAGCTTCCAGCCGAAGTGGGTGGTGATCGCCTGGCCGATCGCCGCCAGCACGATCACCACCACGACCGCGATCACCGAGGCGGTCGTCCCGGGGCTGAGATGGTCGAGCAGCAGCGGCAGCAGCTGGACGGCGAGCAGTCCGCCGCCCAGGAAGCCGAGGACCGACAGCACGCCGACCACGAAGCCCTGCCGGTAGCCCGACACGGCGAATCCGATCGCGGCGGCGATCAACAGCACATCCAGGACATTCACCCGGACACCCTCCCACGACGGACCACCCCGACGGGCGGGCGATGGTCGAATCCGCCCGCCGTCCGGTTCACTGCGGCCCGGCGTCGCGGCCGAGCAGCGCCCGGGACCGCTCGCGGTCGCCCTGCACCAGCTCCAGCGCCTCGTCCGAGAGCTCGACGATCCGGCCGGCGTCCCACGGCCGCTCCAGCCCGCTGTGGTGCAGCACCCGGTCGATCACCCCGGCGGTGAAGCCCCAGACCAGTCGGCCCCCGACGGCGAAGGCCGGTCCCATGTGGCCGGACGGGTGCCGCAGCCTGGCCCGGTTCACCGGATCGGTCAACTCGTCGATCGGCACCCGGAACACCGCGCCGGTCTCCCCCAGGTCCACCGGACGGACCGGTGACTCCTCGCGCCACCAGCCGAGCACCGGCGTCACCACGAACCGGCTGACCGGGATGTACAGCGCGGGCAGCGTGGCGAACACCTGCACCCCGTCCGGGTCCAGGCCGGTCTCCTCCCAGGCCTCGCGCAGCGCCGCCGCCACCGGGCCGGGACCGGCCGGGTCACCGTCCTCCGGGTCCAGCGCACCGCCGGGGAAGGAGGGCTGGCCGGCGTGCGAGCGCAGCGAGCGGGCCCGTTCGATCAGCAGCAGGTCGGGACCGGACGCGCCCTCGCCGAAGAGCATCAGCACGGCGGCCGCGCGGCCGCCGTCGTCCGGTGGCAGGAAGCGGCTGAGCTGCTCGGGCAGCACCCGCTCCGCGGCGTCCCTGACCGGCTCCAGCCAGGTCGGCAGCCCGTCCCGCTCCACCCCCCGCACGATCCCCCGGTCGCTCACTCGGCCACCGCCAGGTCGGCGACCTCGCCGTGGTGGGCGGCGGCGTCGGCGCGGGCGCCGGCCTCGCCCGGGAAGTCCGCGGGCGGGCGCAGCCGCTGGCCCGGCTGTCCGCCCATCTCGTACTTGAGCAGCTTCTTCGCCTTCTCCGGATCGGTCTCGCCCTCGCCGTAGGAGGGGCAGAGCGGTGCGATCGGGCAGGCTCCGCAGGCCGGCTTCCGGGAGTGGCAGATCCGCCGGCCGTGGAAGACCACGCGGTGCGAGAGCATCGTCCACTCGGACTTCGGGAAGATCTCCGCCACCGCCGCCTCGACCTTCACCGGGTCCTCGTCGGTCGTCCACCCGAACCGGCGGGCGAGGCGTCCGAAGTGGGTGTCCACGGTGATCCCGGGGACGCCGAAGGCGTTGCCGAGGACGACGTTGGCGGTCTTCCGACCGACCCCGGGGAGGGTGACCAGGTCCGCCAGCCGACCGGGGACCTCGCCGTCGAACTCGTCGCGCAACGCGATCGAGAGGCCGATCAGGGACTTCGCCTTGTTCCGGAAGAACCCGGTCGGACGGATGATCTCCTCCAGCTCGGCCGGGTTCGCCGCCGCCATGTCCTCCGGCGAGGGGTACTCGGCGAACAGCGCCGGCGTCGTCTGGTTCACCCGGAGGTCGGTGGTCTGCGCCGACAGCACGGTGGCCACCAGCAGTTGGAACGGGTTGTCGAAGTCCAGCTCCGGGTGCGCGTACGGGTACAGCTCCGCCAGCTCCCGGTTGATCCTCCGCGCCCGCCGCACCATCGCCAGCCGCGATTCGGGCTTGGGCGCCCCGCCTACCTTCCCCACCGGCTTCCCCGCAGACGCGGTCGTCCGGACCTTGCTCTCTGCCATGCGTGAAGGCTACGCCGCACGGCCGTGCTCCTGCGGCGGATCGGCCAGGACCGGGCGCGGAAGGGCTGTGAAGGGAGAGGAAGGACGGGGACCGCCCGGGGGAAGGCCCGCCGGCCCGTCAGCCCCGGAAGAGGGCGTCGACGTCGCCGTAGCCGAGCGCGCCGACCGGCTCCGTCAGGGTGCCGGGGCCGAGCAGTTCGGCGGCCGCCCGGCGGGCGGCCGTGTAGGCGAACTGGGCCAGCGCGGTACCCACGCTGATCCTGCGCACCCCGGCGGCGGCGAGTTCGGCGACGCCCGGCCCGCCGGCCACGGCCATCGCGTTGACCGGCAGCGGCGTCCGGGCGCAGAGCTCGGCCAGCGCCTCGAGGTCCAGCAGGCCGGGGACGAACAGGCCGTCCGCACCCGCCGCCGCGTACGCCTCGGCGCGGACTAGCACCTCGTCGAGTCCGCCCAGGCCGAACAGGAGGACGTCCGTCCGGGCGTTGACCAGCAGCTCCGGCAGACCCGCCGCCTCCGCCGCCGACCGTGCGGCACGCAGCCGTCCGGCCTGCTCCTCCACCGTGAACAGCGGGCCGCCGGGCGCTGCGGAGTCCTCCAGGTTGACCCCGGCCGCGCCCGCCCCCACCAGGGCCCGGACCGTCTCGGCGACATCGTCCGCCGAGGGCCCGTAGCCGCCCTCGGCGTCCACCGTGACCGGCAGGTCGACGGCGGCGGCGACCCGGCGGGCGGCCTCGACCGCCGTCGCGCGGTCGAGGCGCTGGCCGTCGCCCCGGCCCAGCGACCAGGAGACGCCGCCGCTGGTGGTGGCGATCGCGGCCGCCCCGGCCGCGGCGATCACGGCGGCGCTCCCGGCGTCCCAGGCGTTCGGCAGGACGAGCACGCCGTCCGCGACCAGCGCCCTCAGCCGCTCGGCCCGCGCGCGGAGGGTGGACGGCTGGAGCGAGGAGGAGGTGGACATGCTGGTCACCGGCTTTCGGTTCGGGAGGGATCCCGGGAGAGGTCCCGGGAGAAGTCCTGGGAGGGATCACGGGAGGGATCACGGGCGGCGCGAGGGACTCCGCGAGCCGCCCGGGAGCCGCCCGGGCGGCGGTGGGGGTCGCGCGCCGCCGCCATCCTGCGACCGGTCGGCGGGCACCCTCCAGTGATTAAGCTGGGACCGAATCCTGGACCGAACCCTGGGCCGGAGCGGGAGAGTGGGCGGGCACCGATGCGGACCGAACTCGCGTTCTCGACGGACGACCTGGCACGCACCAGGTTCGCCGTCTCCCCCATGTGGGAGGTGGTGACCAGCCTCCGGGTCCTGGCCCACCGGGCCGTCCCCGCCCTGCACCGGCCCTGGGCCGCGCAGGTCCGCCGGGCCGCGGAGGCCACCGGGCCGGCCGTCCGGCGGCTGGCCGCGCTGGTCCCGGCCGTCGGCCACCTGCCGGACTTCCTCACCCCGGTACCCGTCGGCGCCGCCGCCACGCTCGCCGAGGAACTGGCCTCCGTCGCCGCGACCCCGCCCGAGCAGGTGCGGGCCGATCTCGCCCTCCTGGCCGGCGAACGCGGCGGCCGGCTGCCGGCCGTCCTCGAACCCCTGGACCGCGATCCGGCCGGCCTGCTGCCCCTCCTGGTCGCCGACATCGAGGAGTACTGGGGGTTCGCGCTGCGACCGCACTGGGCCCGGATCCGCGCGCTGCTGGACGCGGACGTGCTGCACCGCGCCCGGCAGTCCGCCGGGCTCGGCAGCGCCCAGGTCCTCGACGACCTCCACGAAACGGTCCGCTGGGACGGCGGCGCGCTGCGGCTGGAGCAGCGGCACTGCGCGGTCCAGCGGCTGGATGCCGGGGCCGGGCTGGTCCTGGTGCCGTCGGTGTTCGCCTGGCCCCGGGTGCTGACCCGGACCCTGCCGCCGGACCCGCCGCAGCTCGCCTACCCGGCCCGCGGCGTCGCCACCCTGTGGGAGTCCGGGCCGGTCGCGGAACCGGCCGAGGCACTCGCCGCCGTCCTCGGCCGCTCCCGGGCCCGGCTGCTCGCCGAACTGGACGCACCGGCCTCCACCACCGAGCTGGCCCGCCGAACCGGGCTCTCCACCGCCGGGACCTCCCAGCACCTCACCGCCCTGCGCGCGGCCGGGCTGACCAGCGCGCAACGGGCCGGGCACGCCGTCCTGCACGCGCGCACCGCCGTCGCCGACGCCCTGCTCGCGGCGGACCGGGCCGGCGCCGCCGCCGAGTGAGCCTCCGGTAGCCGTCGGACGGCTCCCGAGCCGGTCCGGCGCGGCTCCCCGAGCCGCCCGGGGCCGGGGGCCGGGGCGGTTCCGACGGTACGAATGGCCCCGCGCAGCACACCTCGGCACACCCCCTCCTCATATGATCGGAGCGACATGCGCCATGCTTGGTGATGCAGAGCACTGTACGAACTTGTGCCGGAGGGCTTGACGGCCGGCCGGCCGAGAAGGAGGAAGCACGTGGACGACGTTCTGCGGCGCGCCGCACTCTTCG comes from Streptomyces sp. TLI_053 and encodes:
- a CDS encoding phage holin family protein, with protein sequence MPAGAADPSSNGRAPYEGERSVGQLFAAATADLSALVHDEIALAKAEIRADVKRGVSGGVSLAVAGVVALAAVPMLSAAAAFGIHALGLSLGWSFLVVAGAYLLLAVLLGLLALRSFKKIEKPVRTIEGAQKTADVLKNARPRPATKEEIDRALGRIP
- a CDS encoding alpha/beta hydrolase; translation: MSLDQKPVPAQPPAGSGDTASGSDGTVTDDGGTASGSGGTVPGGVAAPADRGGDAQGATAAAWDVRQAGPWTHRDLAANGARFHIAELGEGPLVLLVHGWPQYWWAWRHQLTALAEAGYRAVALDLRGIGGSDRTPRGYDPGNLALDITGVIRSLGENRAHLVGHASGGTLSWVAAVMRPSVIQSLTVVSAAHPRDLRRALLTDRRQMAAFEHILGFQRPWIPERRLVADDAALVGRYLDAWTGRNQLDRAAVAAYREAIRIPSTAHCSIEPYRWLLRSMARPDGIQFARRMKKPITAPTLHVQGAADPVLLSHTALGGGEYVAAPYRWRLLPGIGHFPHEEAPEQFTAELLDWIGRHKD
- a CDS encoding MarP family serine protease produces the protein MNVLDVLLIAAAIGFAVSGYRQGFVVGVLSVLGFLGGGLLAVQLLPLLLDHLSPGTTASVIAVVVVIVLAAIGQAITTHFGWKLRGHIDRRPARTLDAAGGAVVNVISMLLVAWLIGSALAGTSLPTVSKQVRTSAILGGVQDTLPSDAPNWFSDFSKVLARNGFPQVFNPFEHEPITQVDIPDPTLAGSPAVARARQSLVKVVGTATSCGKTLEGSGFVYAPHRVMTNAHVVGGVNEPTVQIGGVGQLYDATVVRYDWQRDIAILDVPKLNAPALTFAGEAKTNDNAIVAGFPENGAFNVQPARIRGRIQANGPDIYHRGQVVRDVYSVRSLVRQGNSGGPLLTPDGQVYGMVFAKSLDSADTGYVLTAAEVREDAELGSVASGRADTQGCAL
- a CDS encoding CoA pyrophosphatase, encoding MSDRGIVRGVERDGLPTWLEPVRDAAERVLPEQLSRFLPPDDGGRAAAVLMLFGEGASGPDLLLIERARSLRSHAGQPSFPGGALDPEDGDPAGPGPVAAALREAWEETGLDPDGVQVFATLPALYIPVSRFVVTPVLGWWREESPVRPVDLGETGAVFRVPIDELTDPVNRARLRHPSGHMGPAFAVGGRLVWGFTAGVIDRVLHHSGLERPWDAGRIVELSDEALELVQGDRERSRALLGRDAGPQ
- the nth gene encoding endonuclease III, which codes for MAESKVRTTASAGKPVGKVGGAPKPESRLAMVRRARRINRELAELYPYAHPELDFDNPFQLLVATVLSAQTTDLRVNQTTPALFAEYPSPEDMAAANPAELEEIIRPTGFFRNKAKSLIGLSIALRDEFDGEVPGRLADLVTLPGVGRKTANVVLGNAFGVPGITVDTHFGRLARRFGWTTDEDPVKVEAAVAEIFPKSEWTMLSHRVVFHGRRICHSRKPACGACPIAPLCPSYGEGETDPEKAKKLLKYEMGGQPGQRLRPPADFPGEAGARADAAAHHGEVADLAVAE
- a CDS encoding isocitrate lyase/phosphoenolpyruvate mutase family protein; the encoded protein is MSTSSSLQPSTLRARAERLRALVADGVLVLPNAWDAGSAAVIAAAGAAAIATTSGGVSWSLGRGDGQRLDRATAVEAARRVAAAVDLPVTVDAEGGYGPSADDVAETVRALVGAGAAGVNLEDSAAPGGPLFTVEEQAGRLRAARSAAEAAGLPELLVNARTDVLLFGLGGLDEVLVRAEAYAAAGADGLFVPGLLDLEALAELCARTPLPVNAMAVAGGPGVAELAAAGVRRISVGTALAQFAYTAARRAAAELLGPGTLTEPVGALGYGDVDALFRG
- a CDS encoding DUF5937 family protein, which translates into the protein MRTELAFSTDDLARTRFAVSPMWEVVTSLRVLAHRAVPALHRPWAAQVRRAAEATGPAVRRLAALVPAVGHLPDFLTPVPVGAAATLAEELASVAATPPEQVRADLALLAGERGGRLPAVLEPLDRDPAGLLPLLVADIEEYWGFALRPHWARIRALLDADVLHRARQSAGLGSAQVLDDLHETVRWDGGALRLEQRHCAVQRLDAGAGLVLVPSVFAWPRVLTRTLPPDPPQLAYPARGVATLWESGPVAEPAEALAAVLGRSRARLLAELDAPASTTELARRTGLSTAGTSQHLTALRAAGLTSAQRAGHAVLHARTAVADALLAADRAGAAAE